In Nicotiana tabacum cultivar K326 chromosome 21, ASM71507v2, whole genome shotgun sequence, one DNA window encodes the following:
- the LOC107792864 gene encoding uncharacterized protein LOC107792864 encodes MSNLSKLEFVALDITGKNYLSWVLDVEIHLAAKALENTIIQGNETLSQDKAKTMIFLRHHLDEGLKTEYLTLKDPFELWSSLKERYDHLKATILPRARYEWIHLRLKDFKTISEYNSVIFRITSQLKLCGKIVNDEDLVEKTLSTFHASNMVLQ; translated from the coding sequence ATGTCAAACTTGTCAAAACTTGAATTCGTGGCACTAGACATTACCGGAAAGAATTACTTATCATGGGTCCTTGATGTTGAAATTCACCTTGCTGCAAAAGCTCTtgaaaatactattatacaaggaaatgaaacaTTAAGCCAAGATAAAGCAAAGACTATGATTTTTCTTCGTCATCATCTCGATGAAGGATTAAAAACTGAATACTTAACCCTAAAGGATCCATTTGAACTATGGAGCAGTTTGAAGGAACGATATGACCATCTTAAGGCAACGATATTGCCAAGAGCTAGATATGAATGGATTCACTTGCGGTTAAAAGATTTTAAAACTATAAGTGAATATAATTCTGTTATATTCAGGATAACTTCTCAACTTAAATTATGCGGGAAAATTGTGAATGATGAGGATTTAGTAGAAAAGACTCTTTCTACCTTTCATGCATCAAATATGGTATTGCAATAA